From one Alicyclobacillus acidocaldarius subsp. acidocaldarius Tc-4-1 genomic stretch:
- a CDS encoding phosphodiester glycosidase family protein, with translation MIAKKRAAALAAVMYLALVGCVASFVYRWNVPKPVERDRVVRVASPSRPLPRLDAPVFGAPLYRPPKPPSGTRLSVIHEPTFTAYVLWVRDPRRVEIVETRYPGDVGETVEQFVNDWHAVAGINGGSFTDINWRGTGGLVQGIVISNGRILKRASGSESIVGFTADGRLISGTYTLAELQAMGVTQALMFGPTLVEHGVDQIQGAGDWGYAPRTAIGQTADGTVILMVTDGRELHGPADIGASLGDIARLMIALGAVTAANLDGGSSATLIYDGHLINQPTDILGERYVGTAVIVK, from the coding sequence GTGATCGCAAAGAAGCGCGCGGCGGCATTGGCCGCGGTCATGTATTTGGCGCTTGTCGGTTGTGTAGCTTCGTTTGTGTACCGGTGGAATGTGCCCAAGCCAGTCGAGCGGGACCGCGTGGTTCGCGTGGCGAGTCCGTCGCGTCCGCTGCCGAGGCTTGATGCTCCGGTCTTCGGCGCTCCCCTGTACAGACCGCCCAAACCTCCCTCCGGGACGCGGCTGTCCGTGATCCACGAGCCGACCTTCACGGCGTACGTGTTGTGGGTGCGGGATCCGCGGCGCGTCGAAATTGTAGAGACGCGCTATCCCGGCGACGTGGGCGAAACGGTCGAACAATTCGTGAATGACTGGCATGCGGTCGCGGGCATCAACGGCGGATCGTTCACGGACATCAACTGGCGCGGGACGGGAGGACTTGTGCAAGGCATCGTGATCAGCAACGGGCGGATTCTCAAGCGCGCGAGCGGTTCCGAAAGCATCGTCGGTTTCACGGCGGATGGGCGCCTCATCTCAGGCACCTACACGCTCGCCGAATTGCAGGCGATGGGCGTGACGCAGGCGCTCATGTTTGGGCCGACGCTCGTGGAACATGGCGTGGACCAGATCCAGGGTGCCGGCGACTGGGGCTATGCGCCGCGCACGGCGATAGGGCAAACGGCGGACGGGACGGTCATCCTCATGGTGACGGACGGACGCGAGCTCCACGGGCCTGCGGATATCGGCGCGAGCCTCGGGGACATCGCGCGCCTCATGATTGCGCTCGGGGCCGTCACGGCGGCCAACCTGGACGGCGGCTCGTCCGCCACGCTGATCTACGATGGACACCTGATCAACCAGCCTACGGACATCCTGGGCGAGCGATACGTCGGCACGGCCGTGATCGTCAAATAG
- the lepB gene encoding signal peptidase I: protein MEQRQPMEERPKRSWFSGLFLPILIGVAIAMALRMWVVSPARVPSASMYPTIPATSSRNFAYVIVNKLATELWPIHRGEVVVFHWPDDPSELFVKRVIGLPGDTVTVTSNAVYINGKKLVENNPDISKYNGTVVGTWKVPPGCYFMLGDNRPISDDSRLWVHKFVPRSMIVGEAEFVVYPFNKMSVISQHV from the coding sequence GTGGAACAGCGACAACCGATGGAAGAGAGGCCGAAGCGCAGCTGGTTCTCTGGGTTGTTTTTGCCCATTCTGATTGGCGTGGCCATCGCCATGGCGCTTCGGATGTGGGTGGTGAGCCCCGCTCGGGTGCCCTCCGCTTCAATGTACCCCACCATCCCTGCGACGAGCTCCCGGAACTTCGCATACGTGATTGTCAACAAGCTGGCGACGGAGCTTTGGCCCATCCACCGCGGGGAGGTCGTCGTGTTTCACTGGCCGGACGATCCGAGCGAGCTCTTCGTCAAGCGCGTGATCGGCCTGCCTGGGGACACGGTGACGGTGACGTCCAATGCCGTGTATATCAATGGCAAGAAGCTCGTCGAGAACAATCCGGATATTTCGAAGTACAACGGCACGGTCGTCGGGACGTGGAAAGTTCCTCCAGGATGCTACTTTATGCTCGGCGACAACCGACCCATTTCCGACGACAGCAGGCTCTGGGTGCACAAGTTCGTGCCGCGCTCCATGATTGTGGGCGAGGCGGAATTTGTCGTCTATCCGTTCAACAAAATGAGCGTCATCTCCCAACACGTCTGA
- a CDS encoding aldo/keto reductase — protein sequence MQYVRLGKTGLEVSRICLGCMSYGDPERGTHSWVLREEEARPFIRKALDLGINFFDTANVYSLGASEEILGRALRDFARRDEVVIATKVHGRMRPGPNGGGLSRKHILEEIDNSLRRLGTDYVDLYQIHRFDPNTPVEETMEALHDVVKAGKARYIGASSMYAWQFLKLQHAAELHGWTKFVSMQNYYNLLYREEEREMMPLCQADGIGVIPWSPLARGRLTRDWDTRTARSETDEFGRKLYALTEASDRRIVERVKAVAERRGVPMAQVALAWVLSKPFVTAPIIGATKLHHLEDAVAALELQLTQDEIAELEENYVPHPVLGHQ from the coding sequence ATGCAGTATGTGCGCCTCGGCAAGACGGGGCTCGAGGTTTCGCGCATTTGCCTCGGATGCATGAGCTATGGGGATCCGGAGCGAGGCACGCACTCGTGGGTGCTGCGGGAAGAGGAGGCGCGCCCGTTCATCCGGAAGGCGCTCGATCTCGGCATCAACTTCTTCGATACGGCAAACGTGTACTCGCTGGGCGCCAGCGAGGAGATCCTCGGCCGCGCGCTGCGCGATTTCGCCAGGCGGGACGAGGTCGTGATCGCCACGAAGGTGCACGGGCGCATGCGGCCTGGGCCAAATGGCGGCGGGCTCTCGCGCAAACACATCCTCGAGGAGATCGACAACAGCCTGCGCCGCCTGGGCACGGATTATGTGGACCTGTACCAGATCCATCGGTTTGACCCGAACACGCCGGTCGAGGAGACGATGGAGGCTTTGCACGACGTCGTGAAGGCGGGCAAGGCGCGCTACATCGGGGCCTCTTCCATGTACGCGTGGCAGTTCCTGAAGCTTCAGCACGCGGCCGAATTGCATGGGTGGACGAAGTTCGTGTCGATGCAGAACTACTACAATCTCCTGTATCGCGAGGAGGAGCGCGAGATGATGCCGCTGTGCCAGGCGGATGGCATCGGTGTCATTCCGTGGAGCCCGCTTGCGCGCGGCCGACTGACGCGGGACTGGGATACGCGCACGGCGAGATCGGAGACTGACGAATTCGGGCGCAAGCTGTACGCGCTGACGGAGGCGAGCGATCGGCGCATCGTCGAACGGGTCAAGGCCGTGGCGGAACGGCGCGGGGTGCCGATGGCGCAGGTGGCGCTGGCGTGGGTGTTGTCGAAGCCGTTCGTGACGGCGCCCATTATCGGCGCGACGAAGCTCCATCACCTCGAGGACGCTGTGGCGGCGCTCGAGCTTCAGCTGACGCAGGACGAGATCGCCGAACTCGAAGAGAATTACGTGCCGCATCCAGTCCTGGGTCATCAGTGA
- a CDS encoding peptide chain release factor 3, which yields MSVELEPKQALLDAGSRYANRRTFAIISHPDAGKTTLTEKLLLFGGAIREAGAVKGRKARRHATSDWMEIEKQRGISVTSTVLQFDYMGCRLNLLDTPGHEDFSEDTYRTLAAADSAVMLIDAAKGVEPQTIKLFEVCRMRGIPIFTFVNKLDRHGKDPFELMEEIERVLGIRSCPVTWPIGMGPDFQGIYHRMEGRFERFTSRADETRVPVPDLNDPALAEVLGESLWQKLKDDIELLDVAGDPFDADLVRQGKLTPMYFGSAIANFGVASFLESFIQLAPAPGPRESSAGLVCPDDPVFTGFVFKIQANMNPAHRDRVAFVRICSGKFARGMTVTHVRTGKRLALTQPQQFFGQERETVDEAYAGDIIGIHDPGLFRIGDTLAERGSLEFPPLPSFSPEHFARVSVPNAMKYKQFHKGIAELSEEGAVQVFRQANRTEDLILGAVGQLQFDVFVYRMKHEYGVDVELIRLPYQFARWLESDEPVEHLQFDRYATLVVRDRDGRTVLLFQTEFAMQWLLDKNPNVRLHKTSFELDASRGRSKE from the coding sequence ATGTCCGTGGAATTAGAACCCAAGCAGGCGCTCCTCGACGCGGGCTCGCGCTATGCGAACCGTCGAACGTTCGCCATCATCTCGCACCCAGACGCAGGAAAGACGACGTTGACCGAGAAGCTGCTGTTGTTCGGCGGCGCCATCCGCGAGGCGGGCGCGGTGAAGGGGCGGAAGGCGCGGAGGCACGCGACGAGCGACTGGATGGAGATTGAGAAGCAGCGCGGCATCTCGGTCACGTCGACCGTGCTGCAGTTCGATTACATGGGGTGTCGCCTGAATCTGCTCGACACGCCGGGCCACGAAGATTTCAGCGAGGACACGTACCGGACGCTCGCGGCGGCGGACAGCGCAGTGATGCTCATCGACGCGGCGAAGGGCGTGGAGCCGCAGACCATCAAGCTGTTCGAAGTCTGTCGGATGCGCGGCATCCCCATTTTCACCTTCGTCAACAAGCTGGACCGCCACGGCAAGGATCCCTTCGAGCTGATGGAGGAAATTGAGCGCGTGCTCGGCATCCGCTCCTGTCCAGTGACTTGGCCCATCGGCATGGGACCTGATTTTCAGGGCATCTACCATCGCATGGAAGGGCGGTTCGAGCGCTTCACGAGCCGAGCAGACGAGACGCGCGTGCCAGTGCCGGACCTGAACGATCCGGCTCTCGCTGAAGTGCTCGGCGAATCGCTCTGGCAAAAGCTCAAAGACGACATTGAACTGCTCGATGTCGCCGGCGACCCGTTTGATGCGGATCTCGTCCGCCAGGGCAAGCTGACGCCGATGTACTTCGGCAGTGCGATTGCCAACTTCGGCGTCGCGTCGTTTCTCGAATCGTTCATTCAGCTCGCGCCCGCACCCGGCCCGCGCGAGAGCAGCGCCGGCTTGGTCTGCCCGGACGATCCCGTTTTCACGGGCTTCGTCTTCAAAATTCAGGCCAACATGAATCCCGCTCACCGGGATCGCGTCGCGTTTGTCCGAATCTGCTCGGGCAAGTTCGCGCGCGGCATGACCGTGACGCACGTCCGCACGGGAAAGCGCCTTGCGCTTACGCAGCCCCAACAGTTCTTCGGCCAGGAGCGTGAGACCGTCGACGAGGCGTACGCGGGCGATATCATCGGCATTCACGATCCCGGGCTCTTCCGCATCGGCGACACGCTCGCCGAGCGAGGCAGTCTGGAATTCCCGCCGCTGCCCTCATTTTCGCCAGAACACTTTGCGCGGGTGTCCGTCCCGAACGCGATGAAATACAAGCAGTTTCACAAGGGAATTGCTGAGTTGTCCGAGGAGGGCGCCGTGCAGGTGTTTCGCCAGGCCAACCGCACGGAGGACCTGATCCTCGGCGCCGTCGGCCAGCTTCAGTTTGACGTGTTTGTCTACCGCATGAAGCACGAGTACGGCGTCGACGTCGAGCTGATCCGATTGCCGTATCAGTTCGCACGGTGGCTGGAGTCCGACGAGCCCGTCGAACACCTCCAGTTTGACCGATACGCGACGCTCGTCGTGCGCGATCGCGATGGGCGCACGGTGCTCTTGTTCCAGACGGAATTCGCCATGCAGTGGCTGTTGGACAAAAACCCGAATGTGCGCCTGCACAAGACGTCGTTCGAGCTGGACGCGTCCCGAGGGCGCTCGAAGGAGTGA
- a CDS encoding M14 family metallopeptidase, producing MPTAAYMTYSQLVQRLRRLADLAPDLVRLEIIGKSRLGRDLFAVALTDAATGSALDKPGVLVDGNIHAGEVCASSAVVYWIERLVEERDRDPAVRELLRTRTVYAIPRIAVDGAEVYLTTPARLRSSPHLYPHTLPPDGFVEDDVNGDGRILWMRAPAEDGAYAVDEIDPRVMRPRQPGEIGGVYYHLFPEGRIVRTSQGGARPAASSARDVRLYGMDFNRNFPIRWAGESGQPGAGPFPLSEPELRALADFIRAHPNIAAYAALHTSGGVILRQPSTGDDTVLSPFDRALFTEVARMGERETGYFSGSNYEKFATGHEAVLMPGAADDWMYDHLGVLSFTVELWDLRRRAGARGYGEIGMRRMMSLTVEERLEDERKVVDYVAREFPDAYTPWTPFDHPDFGRVEIGGLDPKFVIQNPPPALLEEECDRVGRFLTRLGLTTARLIVTGLSVEPVAAGVYRVMAEVANAGFLPTTSTKKGKDLALEGIRAELHGASEVLAGASPCELDHLDGYGFYGNGRLPAHQRAHVEWVVRGAPGSFLEVRFSAPRAGRATASVALP from the coding sequence GTGCCGACGGCGGCATACATGACCTACTCGCAACTCGTCCAACGGCTGCGCCGACTCGCCGACTTGGCGCCGGATCTGGTTCGTCTCGAGATCATCGGGAAGAGCCGGCTCGGCCGAGATCTCTTCGCCGTCGCGCTGACGGATGCGGCGACGGGATCGGCCCTCGACAAGCCGGGCGTCCTGGTCGACGGCAACATTCACGCGGGCGAGGTGTGCGCATCGAGCGCCGTCGTGTATTGGATCGAGCGCCTGGTTGAAGAGCGGGATCGCGATCCGGCCGTGCGCGAGTTGCTTCGGACGCGCACCGTCTACGCCATCCCGCGCATTGCGGTCGACGGCGCGGAGGTGTATCTCACCACGCCCGCCAGGCTTCGTTCGAGTCCGCACCTGTACCCGCACACGTTGCCACCCGACGGCTTTGTCGAGGACGATGTCAACGGCGACGGGCGCATTCTGTGGATGCGCGCGCCGGCGGAGGACGGGGCCTACGCTGTCGACGAGATCGACCCGCGCGTGATGCGCCCACGGCAGCCCGGTGAGATAGGTGGTGTGTATTACCATCTGTTCCCCGAAGGCCGGATCGTGCGGACGTCGCAAGGCGGGGCGCGACCGGCTGCGTCCTCTGCGCGGGATGTGCGCCTGTACGGCATGGATTTCAACCGGAACTTCCCGATCCGCTGGGCCGGAGAGAGCGGCCAGCCGGGGGCGGGGCCGTTTCCGCTTTCGGAGCCAGAGTTGCGGGCGCTCGCGGATTTCATCCGGGCGCATCCGAACATCGCCGCGTACGCCGCGTTGCACACCTCGGGCGGCGTCATTCTGCGCCAGCCTTCGACCGGCGACGATACGGTCTTGTCTCCGTTCGATCGCGCGCTCTTTACGGAGGTCGCCCGGATGGGTGAGCGGGAGACGGGGTACTTCTCAGGCTCCAACTACGAGAAATTTGCGACGGGCCACGAGGCCGTCCTCATGCCCGGCGCGGCGGACGACTGGATGTATGATCACCTGGGCGTGCTCAGTTTTACGGTGGAACTCTGGGATCTGCGCCGGCGCGCTGGGGCGCGAGGGTACGGCGAGATCGGCATGCGCAGGATGATGTCGTTGACGGTGGAGGAGCGGCTCGAGGACGAGCGCAAGGTCGTCGACTACGTGGCTCGCGAGTTTCCCGATGCGTATACGCCTTGGACGCCGTTTGACCATCCCGATTTCGGGCGCGTGGAGATTGGCGGCTTAGATCCCAAGTTCGTGATTCAGAATCCGCCGCCCGCGTTGCTAGAAGAAGAATGCGATCGCGTCGGCCGGTTTCTCACGCGGCTGGGCCTGACGACGGCTCGACTTATCGTGACGGGCCTGTCCGTGGAACCCGTTGCGGCGGGCGTGTACCGCGTGATGGCGGAAGTGGCGAACGCGGGCTTCTTGCCGACGACGAGCACGAAGAAAGGGAAGGATCTGGCACTCGAGGGCATCCGCGCGGAGTTGCATGGGGCGTCGGAGGTCCTTGCAGGTGCATCGCCGTGTGAGTTGGATCACCTCGATGGGTACGGGTTTTACGGTAACGGGCGCCTGCCGGCGCATCAGCGGGCGCATGTGGAATGGGTGGTGCGCGGCGCGCCGGGAAGTTTCCTCGAGGTTCGTTTTTCCGCGCCGCGCGCGGGGCGGGCGACGGCAAGCGTCGCGCTTCCTTGA